Proteins from a genomic interval of Gadus morhua chromosome 21, gadMor3.0, whole genome shotgun sequence:
- the efhc1 gene encoding EF-hand domain-containing protein 1 isoform X1, giving the protein MSINARHGLPFLPGNSFRDMTKSAFHRTQTLAYNNGFALPRPPTHGIGQDPLKSEELAYNYTNELSSETLALLTEPSSRAPVVPFIPAHVALDKKVLRFHGYFQQRVLHSPDEEYRVRPVVLFYYLEDDSMCVMEPLVENSGLPQGKLIKRQQLPRKDRSVPYHWKDLNLALDLEVYGVLYRITNCDSFTREFLESEGILVNDPEPMPVDPYTSHRAPPQRSYVSPSNFDHQKQFLTMDRKVLRFFALWDDKDTIYKETRPVNIQYYLVDDTVEIREVHQANSGRDPFPVLMRRQRLPKTIREDSEPFPRCVLEVSPQEVQEYYSPRDFRVGETMRLMGRTLRLYDCDSFTRSYFQSNHPEVETKRVELPRAEEVAWDTEREVPPYNGFGSLEDSLQNCLHLIPQPPKKDLIKMLENDHKVLRYIARLDSNNPHDEGRHFILSYFLASNMISIFEKPTRNSGIMAGKFLEKTRVPKPGFEADKPLFYSPADLAIGATVVVFGHRFVLTDADHYVLKYLESEADQIPSQTLESLRNRLGVHPDQGTGTNPTEEQYGGDQGVVEPSSQGQEPAA; this is encoded by the exons ATGTCCATCAACGCTCGTCATGGATTGCCGTTCTTGCCGGGGAACTCATTCCGGGACATGACG AAGTCTGCCTTTCACCGGACCCAGACACTGGCCTATAACAACGGTTTTGCGCTGCCCCGCCCTCCCACGCACGGCATTGGTCAAGATCCCCTCAAATCGGAAGAGCTTGCCTACAACTACACCAATGAGCTGTCTAGTGAGACCTTAGCCCTCCTCACAGAGCCATCCAGCCGCGCCCCCGTGGTGCCGTTCATCCCGGCCCACGTAGCCCTGGATAAGAAG GTGCTGCGTTTCCACGGTTACTTCCAGCAGCGCGTGCTCCACTCCCCGGACGAGGAGTACCGTGTGCGGCCGGTGGTGCTCTTCTACTACCTGGAGGACGACAGCATGTGCGTGATGGAGCCCCTGGTGGAGAACTCTGGGCTGCCGCAGGGCAAGCTGATCAAACGGCAGCAGCTGCCCAGGAAGGATCGCAGCGTCCCGTACCACTGGAAGGACCTCAACCTGGCCCTGGATCTGGAGGTGTACGGCGTGCTCTACCGCATCACCAACTGTGACTCCTTCACGCGG GAGTTCCTGGAGAGTGAAGGCATCTTGGTGAACGACCCCGAGCCCATGCCCGTCGACCCCTACACCTCCCACCGCGCCCCACCGCAACGCTCCTATGTCTCGCCCTCCAACTTCGACCACCAAAAGCAGTTCCTCACCATGGACCGCAAG GTGCTGCGGTTCTTTGCCCTCTGGGACGACAAGGACACCATATACAAGGAGACGCGGCCGGTGAACATCCAGTACTACCTGGTGGACGACACGGTGGAGATCCGGGAGGTCCACCAGGCCAACAGCGGGCGGGACCCCTTCCCTGTGTTGATGCGCAGGCAGAGGCTGCCCAAGACCATCAGAGAAGACAGCG AGCCCTTCCCGCGCTGCGTTCTGGAAGTCTCCCCCCAGGAGGTGCAGGAGTACTACTCTCCAAGGGACTTCAGGGTGGGCGAGACCATGAGGCTGATGGGCCGCACCCTGCGGCTGTACGACTGCGACAGTTTTACCAGGAGCTACTTCCAGAGTAACCACCCAGAGGTGGAGACAAAACGCGTGGAGCTGCCCAGGGCGGAGGAGGTGGCATGGGACACCGAGAGG gaggTTCCTCCATACAATGGCTTTGGTTCTCTGGAGGACTCTCTCCAGAACTGTCTGCACCTGATCCCTCAGCCACCCAAGAAGGACCTGATAAAGATGCTGGAGAACGACCACAAAGTGCTACGATACATCGCTAGGCTG GACTCCAACAACCCCCACGACGAGGGCCGTCACTTCATCCTCTCCTACTTCCTGGCTAGCAACATGATCAGCATCTTTGAGAAGCCCACCAGGAACTCAGGGATCATGGCGGGCAAGTTCCTGGAGAAGACGCGCGTCCCCAAGCCGGGTTTTGAGGCGGACAAACCCCTGTTCTACTCGCCTGCTGACCTCGCCATCGGAGCCACAGTAGTTG TTTTCGGCCATCGCTTTGTGCTTACCGACGCTGACCACTATGTGCTCAAGTACCTGGAGTCAGAGGCCGACCAGATCCCCAGCCAAACGCTGGAGTCCTTAAGGAACAGGCTGGGGGTGCATCCAGATCAGGGGACTGGCACCAACCCAACAGAAGAACAATATGGTG GAGACCAAGGAGTTGTAGAGCCCTCTTCACAGGGCCAAGAACCGGCTGCTTGA
- the tram2 gene encoding translocating chain-associated membrane protein 2 gives MAFRRRNKSYPFFSQEFLIQNHADIVFGLVIVVLIGLMFEATAKTAILFIQPQYNISTLSPDGEVTFYHYGWRDCATILFYFFIAIILHAVVQEYVLDKVNRRLHLSKSKNTKFNESGQLCVFHLVSSVWSLYILVTEGYLLHPSSLWENYPHIHLRFQVKFFYLAQLAYWLHALPELYFQKVRKEEIPRQLQYICLYLLHVLAAYMLNLSRVGLVLLFLQYFSELLFHIARLFYFTDESHQKMFDLWAAGFVFTRMVTLTLSFLVVGFGLARAENQGFDLEMGNFNTVLIRMTVLLLVCVTQSWLLWKFIRFQLRRWREFRRTQDARKKAGPKPALRPLKRDSLGHHENGVLKAENGASPRTKKIKAP, from the exons ATGGCTTTTCGCCGAAGAAACAAGAGCTACCCGTTCTTCAGTCAGGAATTCCTCATCCAGAACCATGCAGACATCGTCTTTGGTTTGGTGATTGTCGTTTTGATTGGATTGATGTTTGAG GCAACAGCGAAAACAGCCATACTGTTCATTCAGCCTCAGTACAACATCAGCACGTTATCGCCAG acgGTGAGGTGACCTTCTACCACTACGGATGGAGGGACTGCGCGACCATCCTCTTCTACTTCTTCATAGCCATCATCCTGCACGCCGTGGTGCAGGAGTACGTCCTGGAT AAAGTGAACCGCCGCCTGCATCTGTCCAAGAGCAAGAACACCAAGTTCAACGAGTCGggccagctgtgtgtgttccacCTGGTGTCCAGTGTGTGGAGCCTGTACATCCTCGTCACG GAGGGGTACCTTCTCCACCCCAGCAGCCTCTGGGAGAACTACCCTCACATTCACCTCAG GTTCCAGGTGAAGTTCTTCTACCTGGCTCAGCTGGCCTACTGGCTCCATGCCCTGCCCGAGCTCTACTTCCAGAAAGTACGCAAG GAGGAGATTCCTCGACAGCTGCAGTACATCTGCCTTTACCTGCTCCACGTCCTGGCAGCCTACATGTTGAA TCTGTCTCGAGTGGGGTtggtgctcctcttcctccagtaCTTCTCGGAGCTCCTCTTCCACATCGCCCGCCTCTTCTACTTCACTGACGAGAGCCACCAGAAAAT GTTTGACCTGTGGGCAGCGGGCTTCGTGTTCACCCGTATGGtcaccctgaccctgagctTCCTGGTGGTGGGCTTCGGTCTGGCCCGCGCTGAAAACCAGGGCTTTGATCTGGAGATGGGCAACTTCAACACCGTGCTCATACG gatGACTGTtctcctgctggtgtgtgtgaccCAGTCCTGGCTGCTGTGGAAGTTCATCCGGTTCCAGCTGCGGCGATGGCGCGAGTTCAGACGCACACAGGACGCACGCAAGAAGGCCGGGCCCAAACCAGCCCTGCGGCCGCTGAAGAGGGACTCGC TTGGCCACCATGAGAACGGAGTGCTCAAGGCAGAGAACGGCGCCTCCCCTCGGACCAAGAAGATCAAAGCCCCCTAG
- the efhc1 gene encoding EF-hand domain-containing protein 1 isoform X2 — protein sequence MSINARHGLPFLPGNSFRDMTKSAFHRTQTLAYNNGFALPRPPTHGIGQDPLKSEELAYNYTNELSSETLALLTEPSSRAPVVPFIPAHVALDKKVLRFHGYFQQRVLHSPDEEYRVRPVVLFYYLEDDSMCVMEPLVENSGLPQGKLIKRQQLPRKDRSVPYHWKDLNLALDLEVYGVLYRITNCDSFTREFLESEGILVNDPEPMPVDPYTSHRAPPQRSYVSPSNFDHQKQFLTMDRKVLRFFALWDDKDTIYKETRPVNIQYYLVDDTVEIREVHQANSGRDPFPVLMRRQRLPKTIREDSEPFPRCVLEVSPQEVQEYYSPRDFRVGETMRLMGRTLRLYDCDSFTRSYFQSNHPEVETKRVELPRAEEVAWDTEREVPPYNGFGSLEDSLQNCLHLIPQPPKKDLIKMLENDHKVLRYIARLDSNNPHDEGRHFILSYFLASNMISIFEKPTRNSGIMAGKFLEKTRVPKPGFEADKPLFYSPADLAIGATVVVFGHRFVLTDADHYVLKYLESEADQIPSQTLESLRNRLGVHPDQGTGTNPTEEQYGDQGVVEPSSQGQEPAA from the exons ATGTCCATCAACGCTCGTCATGGATTGCCGTTCTTGCCGGGGAACTCATTCCGGGACATGACG AAGTCTGCCTTTCACCGGACCCAGACACTGGCCTATAACAACGGTTTTGCGCTGCCCCGCCCTCCCACGCACGGCATTGGTCAAGATCCCCTCAAATCGGAAGAGCTTGCCTACAACTACACCAATGAGCTGTCTAGTGAGACCTTAGCCCTCCTCACAGAGCCATCCAGCCGCGCCCCCGTGGTGCCGTTCATCCCGGCCCACGTAGCCCTGGATAAGAAG GTGCTGCGTTTCCACGGTTACTTCCAGCAGCGCGTGCTCCACTCCCCGGACGAGGAGTACCGTGTGCGGCCGGTGGTGCTCTTCTACTACCTGGAGGACGACAGCATGTGCGTGATGGAGCCCCTGGTGGAGAACTCTGGGCTGCCGCAGGGCAAGCTGATCAAACGGCAGCAGCTGCCCAGGAAGGATCGCAGCGTCCCGTACCACTGGAAGGACCTCAACCTGGCCCTGGATCTGGAGGTGTACGGCGTGCTCTACCGCATCACCAACTGTGACTCCTTCACGCGG GAGTTCCTGGAGAGTGAAGGCATCTTGGTGAACGACCCCGAGCCCATGCCCGTCGACCCCTACACCTCCCACCGCGCCCCACCGCAACGCTCCTATGTCTCGCCCTCCAACTTCGACCACCAAAAGCAGTTCCTCACCATGGACCGCAAG GTGCTGCGGTTCTTTGCCCTCTGGGACGACAAGGACACCATATACAAGGAGACGCGGCCGGTGAACATCCAGTACTACCTGGTGGACGACACGGTGGAGATCCGGGAGGTCCACCAGGCCAACAGCGGGCGGGACCCCTTCCCTGTGTTGATGCGCAGGCAGAGGCTGCCCAAGACCATCAGAGAAGACAGCG AGCCCTTCCCGCGCTGCGTTCTGGAAGTCTCCCCCCAGGAGGTGCAGGAGTACTACTCTCCAAGGGACTTCAGGGTGGGCGAGACCATGAGGCTGATGGGCCGCACCCTGCGGCTGTACGACTGCGACAGTTTTACCAGGAGCTACTTCCAGAGTAACCACCCAGAGGTGGAGACAAAACGCGTGGAGCTGCCCAGGGCGGAGGAGGTGGCATGGGACACCGAGAGG gaggTTCCTCCATACAATGGCTTTGGTTCTCTGGAGGACTCTCTCCAGAACTGTCTGCACCTGATCCCTCAGCCACCCAAGAAGGACCTGATAAAGATGCTGGAGAACGACCACAAAGTGCTACGATACATCGCTAGGCTG GACTCCAACAACCCCCACGACGAGGGCCGTCACTTCATCCTCTCCTACTTCCTGGCTAGCAACATGATCAGCATCTTTGAGAAGCCCACCAGGAACTCAGGGATCATGGCGGGCAAGTTCCTGGAGAAGACGCGCGTCCCCAAGCCGGGTTTTGAGGCGGACAAACCCCTGTTCTACTCGCCTGCTGACCTCGCCATCGGAGCCACAGTAGTTG TTTTCGGCCATCGCTTTGTGCTTACCGACGCTGACCACTATGTGCTCAAGTACCTGGAGTCAGAGGCCGACCAGATCCCCAGCCAAACGCTGGAGTCCTTAAGGAACAGGCTGGGGGTGCATCCAGATCAGGGGACTGGCACCAACCCAACAGAAGAACAATATG GAGACCAAGGAGTTGTAGAGCCCTCTTCACAGGGCCAAGAACCGGCTGCTTGA